A genomic window from Paenibacillus sp. FSL K6-0276 includes:
- a CDS encoding ABC transporter substrate-binding protein, translated as MVRWGRKFLWSAVLIMALTALAACGTNSNTTKENVAKTENAEESTSASSTPSEGSGNASEEVATRTITGEFGDVEIPVNPKRVAGIYVEDYLKALGITPVVQWYHPSWGKQDYLNLDVPEFDITGSLEALLEKDPDLIIADGGADAARYEQYSKIAPTYRLPEAALQDSRQVLTAIADALGIPEKAEAVLAEYDQKVADGKAKLQQALGQEKVAVIRLNVADKTFALFGVKNRFIGVIYSQFGLTPVPMAAEMTEYQSIISEELIPQLEADHIIVFPDNGGWDTEGNQEAIQILDGPLWKSLPAVKNGNIYRMERSHWQTGAITANSMKLDDLLEAMVK; from the coding sequence TGGTAAGATGGGGTCGGAAGTTTTTGTGGTCAGCAGTGCTTATTATGGCATTGACCGCGCTGGCGGCATGCGGAACGAATAGCAATACTACGAAAGAGAATGTTGCTAAAACAGAGAATGCAGAGGAATCAACCTCAGCTAGCAGCACGCCGAGCGAAGGAAGTGGAAATGCTTCAGAAGAGGTTGCAACTCGGACGATTACAGGGGAATTCGGAGATGTTGAGATTCCAGTCAACCCTAAACGGGTGGCCGGGATTTACGTTGAAGATTATTTGAAGGCATTGGGAATTACCCCGGTGGTTCAGTGGTATCATCCAAGCTGGGGCAAACAGGATTACTTAAATCTCGATGTGCCAGAATTTGATATCACCGGAAGCTTGGAAGCGTTGTTGGAGAAAGACCCTGACTTGATTATTGCGGACGGAGGCGCGGATGCGGCGAGGTATGAACAATATTCCAAGATAGCACCAACTTATCGTCTCCCTGAGGCGGCACTGCAGGACTCAAGACAAGTGCTTACAGCGATTGCTGATGCGCTCGGTATTCCGGAGAAGGCTGAGGCTGTACTCGCCGAGTATGATCAGAAAGTGGCAGATGGAAAAGCTAAACTGCAACAGGCTCTGGGGCAAGAAAAAGTAGCAGTGATCCGGCTCAACGTAGCGGATAAGACCTTTGCTTTGTTCGGTGTTAAAAACCGTTTTATCGGTGTGATTTATTCTCAATTTGGCCTGACACCCGTGCCTATGGCTGCAGAAATGACCGAATATCAATCTATTATTTCCGAAGAGCTTATTCCTCAGCTCGAAGCGGATCATATCATCGTATTCCCTGACAACGGGGGCTGGGATACTGAAGGGAATCAGGAAGCGATCCAAATCCTTGATGGCCCGTTGTGGAAGAGCCTGCCGGCGGTGAAGAACGGGAATATTTATAGAATGGAACGTTCCCACTGGCAGACTGGTGCCATCACGGCCAATTCAATGAAGCTTGATGACCTGCTGGAAGCTATGGTGAAATAA
- a CDS encoding AraC family transcriptional regulator: MLSCRPFSQCKLLLEAIYNSRRSTDEIEWFAGHTRFQELLLLIMRANSSVVQITGDHEAIHRSIHYMEEHYNQAVTVDQLAEVAGITRARYTQTFKEVTGRIPLEHLNGLRIERAQQQLLLTNDRMHDIALSVGYSNEYYFNRRFKRSVGVTPGQYRSFHQDGLRVFAPFLEDYLLALDITPVAQYSHAEWGKQEYLALHNVPAVDISTRNWQELSRYTPELILLDNGFHRWHLEECSRIAPLFKLPVHQEDWRATLYSAAAVFGRTERVQEVIGNYEHQAQQAKQVLTRSVHSQTIACLRISVYGITLYGCEHLGYTGSVLHHDLGLQPHNLVRKLTRGKNRVNLTKEELASLTADHLFITFDRLEGGGRELLDTQLWRSLPAVRNGCVYEVDFMAWMNYGVLSHQRKIEDVLRALG; this comes from the coding sequence TTGCTAAGCTGCAGACCCTTTTCACAATGTAAATTACTGCTAGAGGCTATCTATAATAGCCGTAGAAGTACAGATGAGATCGAATGGTTCGCAGGCCATACGCGCTTTCAGGAGCTGCTGCTGTTAATCATGCGTGCAAATTCCTCTGTCGTTCAGATCACGGGTGATCATGAGGCAATCCATCGTTCCATTCACTATATGGAGGAACATTATAATCAAGCTGTAACCGTCGATCAATTGGCTGAAGTTGCAGGCATTACACGTGCACGCTACACACAAACTTTTAAAGAAGTGACAGGGCGGATTCCCTTGGAACATTTGAACGGGCTTCGTATCGAAAGGGCGCAGCAGCAGCTACTGCTAACGAATGACCGTATGCATGATATCGCGTTATCCGTCGGGTATAGTAATGAGTATTATTTTAATCGGCGTTTCAAAAGATCGGTTGGTGTTACTCCCGGTCAATACAGAAGCTTCCATCAGGATGGACTGAGGGTGTTTGCTCCTTTTTTGGAAGATTACCTATTGGCTCTGGATATTACTCCTGTGGCGCAATATTCTCATGCCGAGTGGGGGAAACAAGAGTACCTGGCTCTTCACAATGTTCCTGCGGTAGATATTTCGACTCGTAATTGGCAGGAACTCTCCCGGTACACACCCGAATTGATCTTGCTGGATAATGGCTTTCATCGTTGGCATCTGGAGGAGTGCAGCCGGATCGCTCCGTTGTTCAAGTTGCCTGTTCATCAAGAGGATTGGCGTGCCACATTGTATTCCGCAGCAGCGGTCTTTGGCAGAACGGAACGTGTCCAGGAAGTGATCGGCAATTATGAGCATCAGGCACAGCAAGCCAAGCAGGTGCTTACCCGTTCCGTCCATAGTCAGACCATAGCTTGTTTAAGAATCTCAGTCTACGGAATCACTCTCTATGGATGTGAGCATTTGGGGTATACAGGAAGCGTGCTCCATCATGATTTGGGTTTGCAGCCCCATAACTTGGTTCGGAAGCTGACCCGTGGAAAGAATCGAGTGAACCTGACAAAAGAAGAGCTTGCAAGTCTGACTGCGGATCATTTGTTCATTACCTTTGATCGGCTTGAAGGAGGAGGACGGGAACTGCTGGATACACAACTCTGGCGCAGCTTGCCTGCTGTACGTAACGGCTGCGTATATGAGGTGGATTTCATGGCCTGGATGAATTACGGTGTATTGTCGCATCAGCGTAAAATTGAGGATGTATTAAGAGCGTTAGGATAA
- a CDS encoding DUF6199 family natural product biosynthesis protein, giving the protein MDFFIFLFVLLALLNIFFPRIGWYMRYGWMVKGDVEPSEAYLLMTRVSSIVALIVLFFIWSSF; this is encoded by the coding sequence ATGGACTTTTTTATTTTCCTCTTTGTTCTGTTAGCGCTACTTAACATCTTTTTCCCACGAATCGGATGGTACATGAGATACGGTTGGATGGTCAAAGGTGACGTTGAGCCGAGTGAGGCTTATTTATTAATGACCCGCGTCAGCAGTATAGTGGCACTTATTGTACTCTTTTTTATCTGGTCTAGTTTCTGA
- a CDS encoding SDR family oxidoreductase translates to MRYTKAGTEFQQQQQEPGLQKKMNPVPDTGEDTYQGTGRLTGRKALVTGADSGIGRAVAIAFAREGADVVLSYMPEEEEDAKQVLKLVQEAGRTAIAIPGDLKDEDYCEQLVDTAVKQLGGIDILANIAGKQQFVPDIADRTTKHFDDTFKTNVYAMFWLCKAAVKHMQPGSTIINTSSIQDYNPSPILLDYATTKAAINTFSKSLAQQVADKGIRVNVVAPGPVWTPLQVVGGQPEEVLKEFGASTPLGRPGQPAEMAPAYVFLASQESSYISGETLNANGGTPTP, encoded by the coding sequence ATGAGATACACCAAGGCTGGAACTGAATTTCAACAGCAGCAACAAGAGCCGGGGCTCCAGAAGAAGATGAATCCCGTACCTGATACAGGTGAAGATACCTATCAAGGTACCGGACGTCTGACTGGACGTAAAGCGCTAGTTACCGGAGCGGACAGCGGTATAGGTCGTGCTGTTGCGATTGCTTTTGCTCGTGAAGGCGCAGATGTTGTTCTATCCTACATGCCAGAGGAAGAAGAGGATGCTAAACAGGTCCTCAAGTTGGTGCAGGAAGCAGGACGTACCGCAATCGCCATCCCAGGCGATCTGAAAGATGAGGATTACTGTGAACAACTCGTCGATACTGCGGTTAAGCAGTTAGGTGGGATTGATATTTTAGCCAATATCGCGGGCAAGCAGCAATTCGTCCCAGACATCGCTGATCGTACCACAAAGCATTTTGACGATACATTTAAGACGAATGTGTATGCCATGTTCTGGCTGTGCAAAGCAGCTGTGAAGCATATGCAGCCGGGTAGTACCATCATCAACACGTCTTCCATTCAAGACTATAACCCCTCGCCTATCCTATTGGACTACGCGACGACCAAGGCTGCGATCAATACATTCAGTAAATCACTCGCTCAGCAAGTTGCTGATAAGGGGATTCGAGTCAATGTAGTGGCACCGGGTCCCGTGTGGACACCTCTTCAGGTGGTGGGTGGGCAACCAGAGGAAGTGCTGAAGGAGTTCGGTGCGAGCACACCACTAGGTCGTCCGGGACAGCCTGCAGAGATGGCTCCGGCATATGTATTTCTTGCTAGCCAAGAATCGAGCTATATCAGCGGCGAGACACTGAATGCTAATGGTGGAACTCCAACCCCATAG
- a CDS encoding DUF1796 family putative cysteine peptidase codes for MKLQDVKISYDLIVSLGMSCAPAINMQRNNLRIFSMPLDWMISYSLTDVNRLYKNRYQNFMELTNLQMLEETHFFLEDGLPVYPNGNKNALVKSYYIRDTFYNIISVHDFPITLGKHWSTTYPAYKAKLDLRIKRFWDKLLSSKKILFIRWFATYEQAVELQMILSDILKANEFTVLILNPVSELTSVREINWDINNICVLEFPDDMNDYDSWDYILKDIQITND; via the coding sequence ATGAAATTACAAGATGTGAAAATAAGCTATGATTTAATTGTAAGCTTAGGTATGTCTTGTGCTCCTGCTATAAATATGCAAAGAAATAACTTGAGAATATTCTCCATGCCTCTCGACTGGATGATTTCTTATTCATTAACAGATGTTAATAGACTTTATAAGAACAGATATCAGAATTTCATGGAGTTAACAAATCTGCAAATGCTCGAAGAGACACATTTTTTTCTAGAGGATGGATTACCCGTCTATCCTAATGGGAACAAGAATGCTTTAGTGAAATCCTATTATATTCGGGATACCTTTTATAACATTATCTCTGTACATGATTTTCCAATCACCTTGGGTAAACATTGGTCTACGACCTATCCAGCTTATAAAGCAAAGCTGGATTTACGAATTAAGAGATTTTGGGACAAATTATTAAGCAGTAAAAAAATTCTATTCATTAGATGGTTCGCCACATACGAACAGGCTGTAGAGCTACAAATGATTTTATCTGATATTTTAAAAGCGAACGAATTTACTGTCCTTATCCTTAATCCTGTGAGTGAATTAACATCGGTACGAGAAATTAATTGGGATATTAATAATATTTGTGTATTAGAATTTCCTGATGATATGAATGATTATGATAGCTGGGATTATATTTTGAAAGATATACAGATAACGAACGATTAA